TTGAAACGCTAGTTCAAAAGGGCGAGACGGTCAAAGCTGGTCAGCCGCTAGTGAAGTTTGATATTGAAGCGATTAAGGCGGCAGGGTATCCCGTTACAACGCCAATGGTTGTGACTAATTCTAAGAACTATCATGACGTTAAACTGGCTTTTCCAGCTGCTACGGAAGTTAATGCAACTGAACCATTATTACAATTAAACTAATTAAAGGGAGTTTTCAATTATGTATTCAAAAACAATGCCAACTGGCTTTCCAAAGAACTTTTTGTGGGGCGGCGCGACTGCTGCCAACCAAGTTGAAGGGGGTTGGAACGTTGATGGGAAGGGCCTAACAACTGCTGAAGTTGTTCAGAAGGCTACTGACCGCAAAGTAATGTCGATGAACGAGGTTACTAAAGAGAGTGTCCAAGCTGCCATTGATGATCAAACGGATAAGCTCTATCCTAAGCGCCGTGGCGTCGACTTCTATCATCACTACAAGGAAGATATTAAGCTATTCGCGGAAATGGGCTTCAAGGTATACCGCCTATCCTTAGCATGGGCTCGGATCTTTCCTAAAGGTGATGAAACTGAACCTAATGAAGCTGGTTTGAAGTTTTATGACAATGTTTTTGCTGAATGTCACAAGTATGGTATTGAGCCCCTAGTGACCATTTCCCACTATGAAATGCCATTAAACCTAACATTAACGAATAATGGCTGGGCAAGTCGCAAGACAATTGCAGATTTCACTCGCTATACTGAAGTGCTATTCAAACGCTATAAGGGTGTTGTGAAGTACTGGCTAACGTTCAATGAAATTAACGCTTCAACTTGGGGATTTACTGGTACTGGTGCAATTGATAGTGATCTAAGCTTACATGATCAAATGCAATTACGCTACCAAGCGCTACATCATGAGTTTGTTGCAAGTGCAATTGCAGTTAAGCAGTGTCACGAGATTGATCCTGAGGCCCAAATTGGCTCAATGCTTGCGCGGATGCAAACTTATGCCAATACGCCTAATCCAGCTGATGTTCGGGCGGCCCAATTGCAAGATCAATTGAATTTGTTCTTTACTGACGTACAGGTACGTGGTGAATATCCAGAATATATGAACCGGTACTTTGCAGAAAACGGGATTGAATTAACGATGGCAGCTGGCGATGAACAATTGTTAGCTGAAGGCAAGGTCGATTACTTAAGTTTTAGTTACTATATGACGACGATTACTTCGGCGACTGATGATGTTGAACAAGCCAGTGGTAACTTATCAATGGGTGGTAAAAATCCATACTTGAAATCCAGTGCCTGGGGCTGGCAGATTGACCCAGTTGGTTTACGGATTACCTTGAACGAGTTCTGGGATCGCTATCGGGTACCATTATTCGTTGTTGAGAACGGCTTGGGTGCCGAAGATGAAATCAGCGCCGATGGTAAGATTCATGATGATTATCGGATTGACTACTTACGTCAACATATTGAACAGATGAAAGAAGCAGTCAAGGATGGTGTTGATTTGATGGGCTACACGACCTGGGGTTGCATTGATGTCATTAGTGCCGGTACATCCGAAATGTCTAAGCGGTATGGCTTCATCTATGTCGATCAAGATGATGAAGGTAATGGTAGTTTGAAGCGGATGAAGAAAGACTCATTTGACTGGTATAAGAAAGTAATTGCTTCGAATGGGGAAGATTTGGGATAGTTATTAATAATTGATATTCAGACCAATGATTGATTATACTTGTTGTAAGGGCTATCATTATTAGCTAACTAGAAAGGGTGTTGATTAAATGTCAGAGTTCCCAGAAGGATTTCTATGGGGCGGCGCGACTGCTGCCAACCAGTTAGAAGGTGGCTACCAAGAAGGTGGTCGTGGCTTATCGATTGCGGATGCGTTACCAGGTGGCAAAGACCGATTTAAAATCGTTAGTCAACCAGATTTTGACTGGACGATCGATACAGATAAGTACACCTATCCGAACCATGAAGGTATTGATTTCTATCATCATTACAAAGAAGATATTGCACTGTTTGCCGAAATGGGTTTCAAGTGTTATCGTTTCTCAATTGCATGGTCACGAATTTTTCCAAACGGTGATGAAACGCAACCTAACGAAGCCGGATTAAAGTTTTATGATGATGTGATTGACGAATGCTTGGCCAATAATATTGAACCAGTGATTACAATCTCACATTATGAATTGCCATTGAACTTGGCCAAACGGTATGGTGGCTGGAAGAACCGGTATTTGATTGAATTCTACGAAACTTTCGCGCGGACCATCTTAACGCGTTATGCTTCAAAGGTTAAGTATTGGATGACCTTCAACGAAATCAATAGTGCGGCACATTTTCCGGTGATGGGCCAAGGATTAGTGCCATCGACGGGTGCTAATGACAAAAAGAACGTTTTTCAGGCATGGCACAATCAGTTTGTGGCCAGTGCTAAGGCAGTCAAAATCGCCCACGAATTGCGAGACGATATTCAGGTTGGCTGTATGATTCTCTATGCCACTAGTTATGCTTATGATTCGAACCCAGTTAACCAGCTGGCTAATTTGCAGCATAATCAAGATTTCAACTTCTTCTGTGCGGATGTTCAAGTACGTGGAGCTTATCCGACCTATACCAAGCGACTGCTGGCTGAATATAATCTGACCTTTGATGATCTGGAGACCACAGATGGCGACTTGGCATTACTACAACAATATCCAGTTGATTATATTGGGTTTAGTTATTATATGTCGAGCGCGGTGGAAACCACGGGTAGTGTAACCGATACTGTTGCTGGTAACCTGATGGGCGGCGTCAAGAATCCATTTTTGAAGGCGAGTGACTGGGGTTGGCAGATTGACCCAACCGGGTTACGGATTGCGTTAAATGAGCTATATGATCGCTATCAGAAACCGTTGTTTGTGGTTGAAAATGGCCTAGGTGCGATTGATAAACCTGATAAGAATTTCTATGTTGAAGATGATTATCGCATTGATTATTTGAAGCAACATATTGAAGCGATGGCTGGTGCCATTGATGATGGCGTCGATTTGATGGGCTACACACCATGGGGTTGCATCGACCTTGTTAGTGCATCAACTGGCGAGATGAGTAAGCGGTATGGCTTTATTTACGTGGACCTAGATGATCAGGGCCACGGGACGTTAGCTCGCTATCCCAAGAAGTCGTTCTACTGGTATCAAGATGTGATTAAGCATAATGGGCTGACAAAGAAATAGAAAATTTAATGGATATACAAAAATATTACTGGCAGTACTGGCCGGTAATATTTTTTTGTCAAAAATCAGAATAAAAGTAATTTAGTTTCTTTAATAATATATTTTTTCTGATTTTATTGTAATTAAATTACAAAGGTGGTATATTTTATTTGTTGATAAAAACGCTATCATTCAGGAGGAAGTTATGCTGGGATTTTCAGTTTATTTAAATGAATCGCTCACTAACGAGAGAATTGCACAGATGAAAGCAATGAGGAATGCCGGCTTCGAAGGTGTTTTTACTTCGATGCATATTCCAGAAGATGATGCGAGTTGTTATGTACCA
This Lactiplantibacillus plantarum DNA region includes the following protein-coding sequences:
- a CDS encoding glycoside hydrolase family 1 protein, with product MYSKTMPTGFPKNFLWGGATAANQVEGGWNVDGKGLTTAEVVQKATDRKVMSMNEVTKESVQAAIDDQTDKLYPKRRGVDFYHHYKEDIKLFAEMGFKVYRLSLAWARIFPKGDETEPNEAGLKFYDNVFAECHKYGIEPLVTISHYEMPLNLTLTNNGWASRKTIADFTRYTEVLFKRYKGVVKYWLTFNEINASTWGFTGTGAIDSDLSLHDQMQLRYQALHHEFVASAIAVKQCHEIDPEAQIGSMLARMQTYANTPNPADVRAAQLQDQLNLFFTDVQVRGEYPEYMNRYFAENGIELTMAAGDEQLLAEGKVDYLSFSYYMTTITSATDDVEQASGNLSMGGKNPYLKSSAWGWQIDPVGLRITLNEFWDRYRVPLFVVENGLGAEDEISADGKIHDDYRIDYLRQHIEQMKEAVKDGVDLMGYTTWGCIDVISAGTSEMSKRYGFIYVDQDDEGNGSLKRMKKDSFDWYKKVIASNGEDLG
- a CDS encoding glycoside hydrolase family 1 protein — translated: MSEFPEGFLWGGATAANQLEGGYQEGGRGLSIADALPGGKDRFKIVSQPDFDWTIDTDKYTYPNHEGIDFYHHYKEDIALFAEMGFKCYRFSIAWSRIFPNGDETQPNEAGLKFYDDVIDECLANNIEPVITISHYELPLNLAKRYGGWKNRYLIEFYETFARTILTRYASKVKYWMTFNEINSAAHFPVMGQGLVPSTGANDKKNVFQAWHNQFVASAKAVKIAHELRDDIQVGCMILYATSYAYDSNPVNQLANLQHNQDFNFFCADVQVRGAYPTYTKRLLAEYNLTFDDLETTDGDLALLQQYPVDYIGFSYYMSSAVETTGSVTDTVAGNLMGGVKNPFLKASDWGWQIDPTGLRIALNELYDRYQKPLFVVENGLGAIDKPDKNFYVEDDYRIDYLKQHIEAMAGAIDDGVDLMGYTPWGCIDLVSASTGEMSKRYGFIYVDLDDQGHGTLARYPKKSFYWYQDVIKHNGLTKK